The following coding sequences lie in one Streptomyces ortus genomic window:
- a CDS encoding ATP-grasp domain-containing protein, with product MTEKNAPDVKNVFVLGLDDANLPTLEAAAAARSLRYHPLLTIEELQSGEVSVPELIDRARAVLDAFDGSIDAIVGYWDFPVSTLVPILAEQYGTRSTGLESVVKCEHKYWSRLEQQKVTDRHPRFGRVDLDTDDPQPPENVRFPMWVKPALSYSSELAFGVEDMDEFQDAVRQIREGISRVGRPFEDILDRIELPPEMEGVGAQVCLAEETMTGLQVAVEGYVHQGEVTVYGVLDSINYPGTSSFQRHQYPSTLPPAVITQLHDVTERVMRRIGFESATFSVEYFYDPKTQEISLLEINPRHSQSHAELFEYVDGVPNHHAMLALALGDDPAMPQRKGPYAMAAKWYYRWFTDGVVRDVPSADDLARVEHEADGVRVDVTTQEGQVLSDLSQQDSYSYELAHIFTGGNSEDDLRAKYDHCVAALGLTFDEIPKEQEQEQERPGA from the coding sequence GTGACCGAGAAGAACGCGCCCGATGTGAAGAACGTCTTCGTCCTGGGTCTCGACGACGCCAACCTGCCCACGCTCGAAGCGGCGGCGGCAGCCAGGTCGTTGCGCTACCACCCGCTGCTGACGATCGAGGAACTGCAGAGCGGCGAGGTGTCCGTCCCGGAGCTCATCGACAGGGCCAGGGCCGTGCTGGACGCCTTCGACGGGAGTATCGACGCGATCGTCGGCTACTGGGACTTCCCGGTGAGCACCCTCGTGCCCATCCTCGCCGAGCAGTACGGGACCCGTAGCACCGGCCTGGAGTCCGTGGTCAAGTGCGAGCACAAGTACTGGAGCCGGCTGGAGCAGCAGAAGGTCACCGACAGGCACCCGCGGTTCGGCCGGGTCGATCTGGACACCGACGACCCGCAGCCGCCCGAGAACGTACGGTTCCCGATGTGGGTCAAGCCCGCGCTCTCGTACTCCTCCGAACTCGCCTTCGGGGTCGAGGACATGGACGAGTTCCAGGACGCCGTGCGGCAGATACGCGAGGGGATCTCCCGGGTCGGCCGGCCCTTCGAGGACATCCTCGACCGGATCGAACTGCCGCCCGAGATGGAGGGCGTCGGCGCCCAGGTCTGCCTCGCCGAGGAGACGATGACGGGCCTCCAGGTCGCCGTCGAGGGATACGTCCACCAGGGCGAGGTCACCGTCTACGGCGTGCTGGACTCCATCAACTACCCCGGCACCTCCAGCTTCCAGCGGCACCAGTACCCCTCGACACTGCCGCCCGCGGTCATCACCCAGCTGCACGACGTCACCGAGCGCGTGATGCGCAGGATCGGCTTCGAGTCGGCCACCTTCAGCGTGGAGTACTTCTACGACCCGAAGACCCAGGAGATCAGCCTGCTGGAGATCAACCCCCGGCACTCCCAGTCCCACGCCGAGCTGTTCGAGTACGTCGACGGCGTGCCCAACCACCACGCCATGCTCGCCCTCGCGCTGGGCGACGATCCGGCCATGCCGCAGCGCAAGGGCCCGTACGCGATGGCCGCGAAGTGGTACTACCGCTGGTTCACCGACGGGGTGGTCCGCGACGTGCCCTCGGCCGACGACCTCGCCCGCGTCGAGCACGAGGCCGACGGGGTGCGCGTGGACGTCACCACCCAGGAGGGGCAGGTCCTCTCCGACCTCTCCCAGCAGGACTCCTACAGCTACGAGCTGGCGCACATATTCACCGGCGGGAACAGCGAGGACGACCTGAGGGCGAAGTACGACCACTGCGTGGCCGCGCTGGGACTCACCTTCGACGAGATCCCGAAGGAACAGGAGCAGGAACAGGAACGGCCCGGCGCGTAG
- a CDS encoding DUF4190 domain-containing protein, translating to MRLTESRRRETGERERGVRPTGRRDTEGMAVASFVLGLVGLLVLNFFLGPVAIVLAVMALRRGTPRRFRALLGLWLGIADIVLLAVLMAVNGGTSWSILG from the coding sequence ATGCGGCTTACGGAGTCCCGGCGACGGGAGACCGGTGAGCGGGAGCGCGGCGTGCGCCCGACCGGCAGGCGGGACACCGAGGGAATGGCCGTGGCCTCCTTCGTGCTCGGCCTGGTCGGACTCCTCGTCCTCAACTTCTTCCTCGGCCCCGTCGCCATCGTCCTGGCCGTCATGGCCCTGCGCCGGGGCACGCCCCGCCGTTTCAGGGCGCTGCTCGGGCTGTGGCTCGGCATCGCGGACATCGTGCTGCTCGCCGTGCTGATGGCGGTGAACGGCGGCACCTCGTGGAGCATTCTGGGCTGA
- a CDS encoding glycoside hydrolase family 19 protein, which yields MSRRRISAFVAAIVLGTAAPVLLPASGASAAACSSYPSWVAGKSYVTGNIVRYTDGKAYIAEHDNPGYDPTISTWYWEPYACDNGPGNPSGFVVSEAQFNQMFPNRNGFYTYNGLKAALSAYPAFANTGSDTVKKQEAAAFLANVNHETGGLVHIVEQNTANYSHYCDWGQSYGCPAGQSAYYGRGPIQLSWNFNYKAAGDALGIDLLNNPWLVQNDSAVAWKTGLWYWNTQSGPGSMTGHNAMVNGAGFGQTIRSINGSLECDGRNPAQVQSRVDSYQRFVGILGTSAGNNLYC from the coding sequence GTGTCCAGGCGCCGTATCTCCGCGTTCGTGGCCGCGATCGTCCTCGGAACCGCCGCACCGGTGCTCCTGCCGGCGTCGGGCGCGTCCGCCGCGGCCTGTTCCAGCTACCCGAGCTGGGTGGCCGGCAAGTCCTACGTGACCGGGAACATCGTCCGGTACACCGACGGCAAGGCCTACATAGCCGAGCACGACAACCCGGGCTACGACCCCACCATCAGCACCTGGTACTGGGAGCCGTACGCCTGTGACAACGGACCCGGCAACCCCTCCGGGTTCGTCGTCAGCGAGGCCCAGTTCAACCAGATGTTCCCGAACCGGAACGGCTTCTACACCTACAACGGGCTGAAGGCGGCGCTGAGCGCCTACCCGGCCTTCGCCAACACCGGCAGCGACACGGTGAAGAAGCAGGAGGCCGCGGCCTTCCTCGCCAACGTCAACCACGAGACCGGCGGCCTGGTCCACATCGTCGAGCAGAACACGGCCAACTACTCGCACTACTGCGACTGGGGCCAGTCCTACGGCTGCCCGGCCGGCCAGTCCGCGTACTACGGCCGCGGGCCCATCCAGCTCAGCTGGAACTTCAACTACAAGGCGGCCGGCGACGCGCTCGGCATCGACCTCCTGAACAACCCCTGGCTCGTGCAGAACGACTCGGCGGTGGCCTGGAAGACCGGCCTCTGGTACTGGAACACACAGTCCGGACCCGGCTCCATGACCGGCCACAACGCGATGGTCAACGGCGCGGGCTTCGGTCAGACCATCCGCTCCATCAACGGTTCGCTGGAGTGCGACGGCAGGAACCCGGCCCAGGTGCAGAGCCGGGTGGACAGCTATCAGCGGTTCGTGGGGATCCTCGGCACTTCGGCCGGCAACAACCTGTACTGCTGA